One Janthinobacterium sp. TB1-E2 genomic region harbors:
- a CDS encoding PHA/PHB synthase family protein produces MSKTQPSEAAHDVEHERLGSAWQGVPAPDYPESAPEGATLDLLLNAWLGKFTGGISPAALGNAYADWLSHLALAPSKQQTLLQEAWKKIGRWQQYALQSAMAGGAFEPPCIAPLPQDRRFDDPAWRRWPYNLVYQGFLLQQQWWHRATTGVRGVTPHHEDVVTFTVRQWLDMLAPSNFMLTNPVVQQAALESGGASLARGAQHLAEDWQRAAMGPYASDTRRYKVGGNVAVTPGKVVYRNDLIELIQYAPTTATVHATPLLFVPAWIMKFYILDLSPHNSLVRYLVGQGHTVFMISWKNPTEEDRELSLEDYRQLGVMDALDAVVRITGAPHVHAAGYCLGGTLLAIAAATMARDGDARLASLTMLASQVDFKEPGELSLFIDESQVSFLEAAMWKQGYLDTKQMAGAFQLLRSNDLIWSRQLRHYLLGQDEQDSDLMAWNADATRMPCRMHSEYLRRLFLHNDLAEGRYRTAGRHIALPDIDAPIFAVGTLTDHVAPWRSVYKLQLLTDTDVTFLLTSGGHNAGVVSPPGQPRRSYQLATHRHDAPYIDADSWQRDVPHHDGSWWPAWQAWLAQRSDAQVAPPAMGPDLGDAPGRYVLQT; encoded by the coding sequence ATGAGCAAGACGCAGCCGAGCGAAGCGGCGCACGACGTTGAACATGAGCGCCTGGGCAGCGCCTGGCAAGGCGTGCCGGCGCCGGACTATCCGGAAAGCGCGCCGGAAGGCGCCACCCTGGACTTGCTGCTGAACGCCTGGCTGGGCAAGTTCACGGGCGGCATTTCGCCGGCCGCGCTGGGCAACGCCTATGCCGACTGGCTCAGCCACCTGGCGCTGGCGCCGTCGAAGCAGCAAACCCTGCTGCAGGAAGCGTGGAAGAAGATCGGCCGCTGGCAGCAATATGCCTTGCAATCGGCCATGGCCGGCGGCGCCTTCGAGCCGCCATGCATCGCGCCGCTGCCGCAGGACCGGCGCTTCGACGATCCGGCCTGGCGGCGCTGGCCGTACAACCTCGTCTACCAGGGTTTCCTGCTGCAGCAGCAATGGTGGCACCGCGCCACCACGGGCGTGCGCGGCGTCACGCCGCACCACGAGGATGTCGTCACGTTTACCGTGCGCCAGTGGCTCGACATGCTGGCGCCGTCGAACTTCATGCTGACCAATCCCGTGGTCCAGCAAGCGGCCCTCGAGAGCGGCGGCGCCAGCCTGGCGCGCGGCGCGCAGCACCTGGCCGAAGACTGGCAGCGCGCCGCCATGGGACCGTATGCGTCCGACACGCGCCGCTACAAGGTGGGCGGGAACGTGGCCGTCACGCCGGGCAAGGTGGTCTACCGCAACGACTTGATCGAATTGATACAGTACGCGCCCACGACCGCCACGGTGCATGCGACGCCCCTGCTGTTCGTGCCCGCGTGGATCATGAAGTTCTATATTCTCGACCTGTCGCCGCACAATTCGCTGGTGCGCTATCTGGTGGGCCAGGGCCACACGGTGTTCATGATTTCCTGGAAAAACCCCACGGAAGAAGACCGCGAGCTGTCGCTGGAAGACTACCGCCAGCTGGGCGTGATGGACGCGCTCGACGCCGTTGTCCGCATCACGGGCGCGCCGCACGTGCACGCGGCCGGCTACTGTCTGGGCGGCACCCTGCTGGCGATCGCCGCCGCCACGATGGCGCGCGACGGCGATGCGCGCCTGGCCAGCCTCACCATGCTGGCCTCGCAGGTGGATTTCAAGGAGCCGGGCGAACTGTCGCTGTTCATCGACGAGAGCCAGGTCAGCTTCCTGGAAGCGGCCATGTGGAAGCAGGGCTACCTCGATACGAAGCAGATGGCGGGCGCTTTCCAGCTGTTGCGCTCGAACGACCTGATCTGGTCGCGCCAGCTGCGCCATTATCTGCTGGGACAAGACGAGCAGGACAGCGACCTGATGGCCTGGAACGCGGATGCCACGCGCATGCCCTGCCGCATGCACTCGGAATACCTGCGCCGTCTGTTCCTGCACAACGACCTGGCCGAAGGCCGCTACCGCACGGCGGGCCGCCACATCGCCCTGCCCGACATCGATGCGCCCATCTTTGCCGTCGGCACCCTGACGGACCACGTGGCGCCGTGGCGCTCCGTGTACAAGCTGCAGCTGCTGACCGACACGGACGTCACCTTTTTGCTCACCTCGGGCGGCCACAATGCGGGCGTCGTCTCGCCGCCGGGCCAGCCGCGCCGCAGCTACCAGCTGGCCACGCACCGCCACGACGCGCCCTACATCGACGCGGACAGCTGGCAGCGCGACGTGCCGCACCACGACGGTTCGTGGTGGCCCGCCTGGCAGGCGTGGCTGGCGCAGCGCTCCGACGCGCAAGTGGCGCCGCCGGCCATGGGGCCCGACCTGGGCGACGCGCCGGGCCGCTACGTGCTGCAAACCTGA
- a CDS encoding alpha/beta hydrolase, producing the protein MSKQATIVLVHGFWGGAAHWSRVIAELRRQGHTAIRAVELPLTSLADDAERTRKMVAQVDGPVLLVGHSYGGAVISVAGNAPNVAGLVYIAAFAPDAGESPGSITQEHPPIGAASLEGDSDGYLWVKPEQYHDSFCQDLDAEEGAVLGVVQKAPLASTFGDTVSAPAWKHKPSWYQISSADCMISPVNQERMAARLGARKVITLNASHASLASRPVEVAALILEAAGAVVGG; encoded by the coding sequence ATGAGCAAGCAAGCCACCATCGTCCTCGTCCACGGTTTCTGGGGCGGCGCCGCCCACTGGAGCCGCGTCATTGCCGAATTGCGGCGCCAAGGCCACACGGCCATCCGCGCCGTCGAACTGCCGTTGACGTCGCTGGCCGACGATGCCGAGCGCACGCGCAAGATGGTGGCGCAGGTCGATGGCCCGGTATTGCTGGTGGGACACTCCTACGGCGGCGCCGTCATCAGCGTGGCCGGCAATGCGCCGAATGTCGCGGGCCTCGTCTACATCGCCGCCTTCGCGCCCGACGCGGGCGAAAGCCCGGGCAGCATCACGCAGGAACACCCGCCCATCGGCGCGGCCAGCCTCGAGGGCGACAGCGACGGCTATCTGTGGGTCAAGCCCGAGCAGTACCATGACAGCTTTTGCCAGGACCTCGACGCGGAAGAAGGCGCCGTGCTGGGGGTGGTGCAGAAAGCGCCGCTGGCCAGCACCTTCGGCGACACCGTCAGCGCCCCGGCCTGGAAGCACAAACCCAGCTGGTACCAGATTTCCAGCGCCGACTGCATGATTTCCCCCGTCAACCAGGAGCGCATGGCGGCGCGCCTGGGTGCCAGGAAGGTCATCACGCTCAACGCCAGCCACGCGTCGCTGGCTTCGCGCCCCGTGGAAGTGGCGGCGCTGATACTCGAAGCGGCAGGCGCGGTGGTCGGCGGGTAA
- a CDS encoding TonB-dependent siderophore receptor encodes MPPLLMRQIPLAVMLLSCAAPTVLAQTPAAQMAPATVRYDVPAQPLNASLIAIASRGGVRISIDADLARGASGAAVHGDFTAEQALRHALQGTQLVLLKTDSGVYTVQAAAPQAAAHPEATMPEVVITTNYLGQVTEDTGSYTTGAVSTANRLVLSPRETPHAVSVVTRQQMDDFGLVQLSEVLNHTPGVYVQHIDSERTIYYARGFSLDNFSYDGLPWTRDASLNLGESLANMDLYDRVEVLKGANALMSGAGTPGATVNLIRKKPTRELRALADLSAGSWSNYRGMADVGGPLNDSGSVRARAVASYQDKHSFVDRYQRRSELAYGTLEADLSPRTLLTVGADYQHTVPRNSDWGGAPLFDADGNRFTMPRSFNGAPTWSTQQTQAKSVFASIEHTFDNGWLANLRLIHQANALYAPVAYLDGFPRADGSGTSVTARQYNSDATSNGLDVYAKGPFTLLGRTHELVVGANAYRKQSDDVFSPYSFIKVDNIYTYRGMVAEPKWELDTAREVIRQKAVYATGRFSLPQGVHVIMGGRLSSYVNPTAEIDEASIFTPYAGLTWDFAPNLTAFASYSDIFSPQNSRDVDNKTLDPVLGKNIEAGVKGVFLNGRLNASAAAFEVRQDNFAESVDAVNKVTGMDAYRAIDGVRSRGVELEVSGQLMPGWQLQAGYTHKIARDAAGKVNTLAPEDQLSLYSTWQPMPRLTLGGGARWQSHTWQQTRAVRGGTTTVHQGSYAVFDAMARYQVSDRMALSLNLNNLGDRSYYGISTGRRVSYGDPRNAMLSLNYRY; translated from the coding sequence ATGCCACCATTGTTGATGCGCCAGATTCCCCTGGCTGTAATGTTACTTTCCTGCGCCGCGCCCACCGTCCTGGCGCAAACGCCAGCGGCGCAAATGGCGCCAGCCACCGTGCGCTATGACGTGCCGGCCCAGCCCTTGAACGCCAGCCTGATCGCGATTGCCAGCCGTGGCGGCGTGCGCATTTCCATCGATGCGGACCTGGCGCGCGGCGCCAGCGGCGCGGCCGTGCACGGCGATTTCACGGCGGAGCAGGCCTTGCGCCACGCCTTGCAGGGCACGCAGTTGGTCCTGCTCAAGACCGATAGCGGCGTCTATACCGTGCAAGCGGCGGCGCCACAGGCCGCCGCCCATCCCGAGGCAACGATGCCGGAAGTGGTCATCACCACCAATTACCTGGGCCAGGTGACGGAAGACACGGGTTCCTATACGACGGGCGCCGTCAGCACGGCGAACCGCCTGGTGCTGTCGCCGCGCGAGACGCCACACGCGGTCAGCGTCGTCACGCGCCAGCAGATGGACGATTTCGGCCTGGTGCAACTGAGCGAAGTGCTGAACCACACGCCGGGCGTGTACGTGCAGCACATCGACAGCGAACGCACGATTTACTATGCGCGCGGTTTTTCGCTCGACAATTTCAGCTACGACGGCTTGCCGTGGACGCGCGACGCTTCGTTGAACCTGGGCGAGTCCCTGGCCAATATGGACCTGTACGACCGGGTCGAGGTGCTGAAGGGCGCGAATGCGCTGATGAGCGGCGCCGGCACGCCGGGCGCCACGGTCAACCTGATCCGTAAGAAGCCCACGCGCGAACTGCGCGCGCTGGCCGACCTGTCGGCTGGATCGTGGAGCAATTACCGCGGCATGGCGGATGTGGGCGGCCCCCTGAACGACAGCGGCAGCGTGCGTGCGCGCGCCGTGGCCTCGTACCAGGACAAGCACTCGTTCGTCGACCGCTACCAGCGCCGCTCCGAACTGGCTTATGGCACGCTGGAGGCGGACCTGTCGCCGCGCACCTTGCTGACCGTGGGCGCCGACTACCAGCATACGGTGCCGCGCAATAGCGACTGGGGCGGCGCGCCCCTGTTCGACGCGGACGGCAACCGTTTCACCATGCCCCGCTCGTTCAACGGCGCGCCCACCTGGAGCACGCAGCAGACGCAAGCCAAATCCGTCTTCGCCTCGATCGAGCACACGTTCGACAATGGCTGGCTGGCCAATCTGCGCCTGATCCACCAGGCCAACGCCCTGTACGCGCCCGTCGCCTACCTGGACGGTTTCCCGAGGGCGGACGGCAGCGGCACGTCCGTCACGGCGCGCCAGTACAACAGCGACGCCACCAGCAATGGCCTCGACGTGTACGCCAAGGGGCCGTTCACCTTGCTGGGCCGCACGCATGAACTGGTGGTGGGCGCGAACGCCTACCGCAAGCAGTCGGACGACGTTTTCAGCCCGTATTCCTTCATCAAGGTCGATAATATCTATACTTACCGGGGCATGGTCGCTGAGCCGAAGTGGGAACTGGACACGGCCCGTGAAGTCATCCGCCAGAAGGCCGTGTATGCGACGGGCCGCTTTTCGCTGCCGCAGGGCGTGCACGTGATCATGGGCGGGCGCCTGTCGTCCTACGTCAACCCAACGGCCGAGATCGATGAAGCGTCGATCTTCACGCCGTATGCGGGCCTGACCTGGGACTTCGCGCCAAACCTGACGGCGTTTGCCAGCTACAGCGACATCTTCAGTCCGCAAAACAGCCGTGACGTCGACAACAAGACACTGGACCCCGTGCTGGGCAAGAATATCGAGGCGGGCGTGAAGGGCGTATTCCTCAACGGCCGCCTGAACGCCAGCGCGGCCGCGTTCGAGGTGCGCCAGGATAATTTCGCCGAGTCTGTCGACGCCGTGAACAAGGTGACGGGCATGGACGCCTACCGCGCCATCGACGGCGTGCGCTCGCGCGGCGTGGAGCTGGAAGTGTCGGGCCAGCTGATGCCGGGCTGGCAGCTGCAGGCCGGCTACACGCACAAGATCGCGCGCGACGCTGCCGGCAAGGTCAACACGCTGGCGCCCGAGGACCAGCTCAGCCTGTATAGCACCTGGCAGCCGATGCCGCGCCTGACGCTGGGCGGCGGCGCCCGCTGGCAATCGCACACCTGGCAGCAAACCCGGGCCGTGCGCGGCGGCACCACCACCGTGCACCAGGGCTCGTACGCCGTGTTCGACGCCATGGCGCGCTACCAGGTCTCCGATCGCATGGCCCTGTCGTTGAACCTCAATAACCTGGGCGACCGCAGCTACTACGGCATCAGCACGGGCCGCAGGGTCAGTTACGGCGACCCGCGCAATGCGATGCTGAGCCTGAACTACCGCTATTGA
- a CDS encoding cytochrome c, with protein sequence MKLVFTATLGLLSLLHTSSSFAENVNGKNLYMQRCAVCHGAEIKGTGPLANKSNPRTPDLTTAAFKKRLNDYPGVIVSSVILRPNGDLIPKTLKENGVKIAPHAWSVKDFRDLNQYMSGVILQKR encoded by the coding sequence ATGAAATTAGTATTCACCGCTACGCTGGGCCTTTTATCTTTGCTTCACACATCGTCCTCCTTCGCGGAGAACGTCAATGGAAAAAATCTCTACATGCAGCGATGCGCCGTGTGCCACGGAGCGGAGATCAAGGGGACAGGGCCGCTGGCAAATAAAAGCAACCCCCGTACCCCCGATCTGACCACCGCCGCTTTCAAGAAACGGCTCAATGATTATCCGGGCGTGATCGTCTCGTCGGTCATCCTTCGTCCGAATGGCGACCTGATTCCGAAAACCTTGAAAGAGAATGGCGTCAAGATTGCGCCGCACGCCTGGAGCGTGAAGGATTTCCGCGATCTGAATCAATACATGAGCGGCGTGATTTTACAAAAACGATGA
- a CDS encoding universal stress protein, which produces MPYTTLLVHVDNSRHCAQRIRLAVRLAVADGAHLIGSAMSGISRYAYGGGVNALQFAPAQMQALRTQASEALHDFERIAREEGLGTYETRFVDDDAQGALLLQARYCDLLILGQTDAQDTPSRVIAGTPEYLMLHCGRPVLMVPHTPSAAPAGIAQHPLLAWNGSAEALRAITDALPLLQGARQVTLAVVNSHAQPAAHGEQPGADLALYLARHGVNVEVLQHDTPPGQDVGTALLAMAAQRHCDLLVMGCYGHMRLREALLGGVTRTVLQEMTLPVLVSH; this is translated from the coding sequence ATGCCCTACACCACCCTGCTGGTCCACGTCGACAATTCCCGCCACTGCGCCCAGCGCATCCGCCTGGCCGTGCGCCTTGCCGTTGCCGACGGCGCGCACCTGATCGGCTCGGCCATGAGCGGCATCTCGCGCTACGCGTATGGCGGCGGCGTCAACGCGCTGCAGTTTGCGCCGGCGCAGATGCAGGCGCTGCGCACCCAGGCCAGCGAGGCCTTGCACGACTTCGAGCGCATCGCCCGCGAAGAAGGCCTGGGAACCTACGAAACGCGCTTCGTCGACGACGACGCGCAAGGCGCGCTGCTGCTGCAGGCCCGCTATTGCGACTTGCTGATCCTGGGCCAGACGGATGCGCAGGATACGCCGTCGCGCGTCATCGCCGGCACGCCCGAATACCTGATGCTCCACTGCGGCCGGCCCGTGCTGATGGTACCGCACACGCCGTCCGCTGCGCCAGCGGGCATCGCGCAGCATCCGCTACTGGCCTGGAACGGCAGCGCCGAAGCGCTGCGCGCCATCACCGATGCGCTGCCGCTGCTGCAAGGGGCGCGGCAAGTCACGCTGGCCGTCGTCAATTCGCACGCCCAGCCGGCCGCGCATGGCGAGCAGCCGGGCGCCGACCTGGCACTGTATCTGGCGCGCCACGGCGTCAACGTCGAGGTGCTGCAGCACGATACGCCGCCGGGCCAGGACGTGGGCACGGCCCTGCTGGCCATGGCGGCCCAGCGGCACTGCGACCTGCTCGTGATGGGCTGCTACGGCCACATGCGCCTGCGCGAAGCGCTGCTGGGCGGCGTCACGCGCACGGTGCTGCAGGAGATGACGTTACCGGTGCTGGTGTCGCACTAG
- a CDS encoding FecR family protein has product MSMSPAVQDAAIGWLVELSSGEADAAQHQAFARWLAADARHAAAWHTLGQAVEHSVGPLQAAGGAGTVGQTLARAARHDEQRRQWLQGALCLAGAAFGGAWLLRGSPFLPDWSADLHTATAKRGRYPLADGSVLTLDARSSADTDLTDGHRHVTLRQGQLLARVAHAANAPFLLRSAHGTVTAPGGELMLRREAQATVALAVRGDIDVRPAGKGLARVLRQGQAARFDADRLTLLPGMAPGQATAWEQGMLVAVDQPLGEVVAALRPYRHGYIDITAQAAALRVSGNYSLDDSGATLLALAETLPVTLRQGPGGWWTGIDLKAG; this is encoded by the coding sequence ATGAGCATGTCCCCTGCGGTACAGGATGCCGCCATCGGCTGGCTGGTCGAACTGAGTTCGGGCGAGGCGGACGCGGCCCAGCATCAGGCCTTCGCCCGCTGGCTGGCCGCCGATGCGCGCCATGCGGCCGCGTGGCACACCCTGGGGCAGGCCGTCGAGCACAGCGTCGGCCCGCTGCAGGCGGCGGGCGGGGCGGGGACCGTCGGGCAAACCCTGGCACGCGCCGCCCGGCACGATGAGCAGAGGCGCCAGTGGCTGCAGGGCGCCCTGTGCCTGGCGGGCGCGGCGTTCGGCGGCGCCTGGCTGCTGCGCGGCAGCCCGTTCTTGCCGGACTGGAGCGCGGACCTGCATACGGCCACGGCCAAGCGGGGCCGCTACCCGCTGGCCGACGGCAGCGTGCTGACTTTGGATGCCCGATCCTCGGCCGATACGGACCTCACGGATGGACATCGCCACGTCACCTTGCGCCAGGGCCAGCTGCTGGCCAGGGTGGCGCATGCGGCAAATGCGCCATTCCTGCTGCGCAGCGCGCACGGCACGGTGACGGCGCCGGGCGGCGAGCTGATGCTGCGGCGCGAAGCGCAGGCCACCGTGGCGCTGGCCGTGCGGGGCGATATCGACGTGCGTCCGGCCGGCAAGGGGCTGGCGCGCGTGCTGCGCCAGGGCCAGGCGGCGCGCTTCGACGCGGACCGCCTGACCCTGCTGCCCGGCATGGCGCCAGGACAGGCGACGGCGTGGGAGCAGGGCATGCTGGTGGCCGTCGACCAGCCGCTGGGCGAAGTGGTGGCCGCCTTGCGTCCGTACCGCCACGGCTACATCGACATCACGGCGCAGGCGGCGGCGCTGCGCGTGTCCGGCAATTACTCGCTCGACGACAGCGGGGCCACCTTGCTGGCGCTGGCCGAAACCCTGCCCGTCACCTTGCGCCAGGGGCCCGGCGGCTGGTGGACGGGCATCGACCTGAAGGCAGGCTGA
- a CDS encoding magnesium and cobalt transport protein CorA gives MDLSTHAAVVNCEAYRDGKKIAHFDIDKVGDFLGDPDCFVWIGMASPDATAMQALQSAFGLHELAVEDAQGAHERPKLEEYGDTLFMVMHTATLDGEAIVYGETHVFLGPRFIITVRHGPSAGYAKLRERKESVPEKLASGPGYVLYSIIDFIVDQYQPCIDHLQARFQHYELQLFKPSLSEDKLQDFYQLKTELLKLDAAVNPLHDICTQLIRFHGDIVPKENRIYYRDILDHVKRVTHTAGQMRELVNSAMQVALGQISIRQNEVVKRLAAWAAILAVPTMVFSLYGMNFEFMPELKWRGSYPAVIAIIIAGCFWLHRRLKREGWL, from the coding sequence ATGGACCTGAGTACCCACGCCGCCGTCGTCAATTGCGAAGCGTATCGCGACGGCAAGAAGATCGCCCACTTCGACATCGACAAGGTGGGCGACTTTCTCGGCGACCCCGATTGTTTCGTCTGGATCGGCATGGCCAGCCCCGACGCCACGGCCATGCAGGCGCTGCAATCGGCGTTCGGCTTGCACGAACTGGCCGTCGAGGATGCGCAGGGCGCGCACGAGCGGCCCAAGCTGGAAGAGTACGGCGACACCCTGTTCATGGTGATGCACACGGCCACCCTCGATGGCGAGGCCATCGTCTATGGCGAAACCCACGTCTTTCTCGGCCCACGCTTCATCATCACGGTGCGCCATGGCCCCTCGGCCGGCTATGCGAAGCTGCGCGAGCGCAAGGAAAGCGTGCCCGAGAAACTGGCCAGCGGCCCCGGCTACGTGCTGTATTCGATCATCGATTTCATCGTCGACCAGTACCAGCCCTGCATCGACCATTTGCAGGCCCGCTTCCAGCACTATGAACTGCAGCTGTTCAAGCCCAGCCTCTCCGAAGACAAGCTGCAGGATTTCTACCAGCTCAAGACGGAGCTGCTCAAGCTCGATGCGGCCGTCAATCCCCTGCACGATATCTGCACCCAGCTCATCCGTTTCCATGGCGACATCGTGCCCAAGGAAAATCGCATCTATTACCGCGACATTCTCGACCACGTCAAACGGGTCACGCATACGGCGGGGCAGATGCGCGAGCTGGTCAATTCGGCCATGCAGGTGGCGCTGGGGCAAATCTCGATCCGCCAGAACGAGGTCGTCAAGCGCCTGGCCGCCTGGGCCGCCATCCTGGCCGTACCCACCATGGTCTTCAGCCTGTACGGCATGAACTTCGAATTCATGCCTGAGCTGAAGTGGCGCGGCAGCTATCCGGCCGTGATCGCCATCATCATCGCCGGCTGCTTCTGGTTGCACCGGCGGCTGAAGCGCGAAGGGTGGCTGTAG